A window of the Lactuca sativa cultivar Salinas chromosome 7, Lsat_Salinas_v11, whole genome shotgun sequence genome harbors these coding sequences:
- the LOC111879526 gene encoding uncharacterized protein At4g14100, whose protein sequence is MKQSFHATSLLILFLLQLPNHVSLSRKLTTPAPTPTPWPEQFHALLYMNLTSTHLQLCDLWYDWPRGRNVNIFHKQLDVVLYDIEWSNGTSFYYTFGEDAQCSVVDFGVGIPRPDFLDGARYLGRVVTDGFLCDLWEKVDFIWYYEDVVTKIPVRWDFVGGISSHVMTWEVGAILPDSIVQAPEYCFTKSVNRKTFFA, encoded by the exons ATGAAGCAATCCTTCCACGCCACTTCACTACTCATCCTTTTCCTTCTCCAACTTCCAAATCATGTATCACTTAGCCGAAAGCTAACCACACCCGCACCCACACCCACCCCATGGCCCGAACAATTCCACGCACTTCTGTATATGAACCTAACCTCAACCCACCTCCAGCTGTGCGACCTTTGGTATGACTGGCCCAGAGGTCGCAACGTTAACATTTTCCATAAACAACTTGATGTAGTGCTATATGACATTGAGTGGAGCAATGGCACGTCTTTTTACTACACATTTGGTGAGGACGCGCAATGTTCGGTGGTGGATTTTGGTGTTGGGATACCCCGTCCTGACTTTCTTGATGGGGCGCGATATTTGGGGAGGGTAGTGACAGATGGATTCTTGTGTGACTTGTGGGAGAAGGTCGACTTTATTTGGTATTATGAAGATGTGGTCACTAAGATACCGGTTCGTTGGGACTTTGTTGGTG GGATATCATCGCACGTGATGACTTGGGAGGTCGGAGCAATTTTACCTGATTCAATTGTACAAGCGCCCGAATATTGTTTTACGAAGTCTGTAAACAGGAAAACTTTCTTTGCTTAG
- the LOC111879517 gene encoding uncharacterized protein LOC111879517 yields the protein MFGVASKPRFSPLNFDLFTLGFRSGSPRFLSLRGDSGGEEMEFVRKLGGRCCFVQSRKKNHKVEVIESDNNVVSGEDIFEAVSAGAMVPPDHLVIMVNGIIGSAADWRYAAQQFLDRLPDKVIVHCSECNCSTLTFDGVDRMGERLAEEVIEVAKRWPEVSKISFVSHSLGGLVARYAIGILYEKNSQQKQNFEAKIATLQPINFITVATPHLGSRGHRQLPILCGLPFLERRAPQTAHWLVGRSGKHLFLTDNDVEGQPLLLRMVYDSEDIKFMSALRSFKRRVAYANANYDHVVGWNTSSIRRQHELPKPNLLVKDKKYPHIVYVQPESDDIIKNEGTSSVGVPQTLEEEMLRGLTQVPWERVDVSFHKSTQRYIAHSTIQVKSYWLNSDGADVVLHMIDNFVL from the exons ATGTTTGGTGTCGCTTCAAAACCCCGTTTCTCGCCCCTAAATTTCGATTTATTTACCCTAGGGTTTCGATCCGGTTCGCCGAGGTTTTTGTCTCTTCGGGGTGATTCCGGAGGTGAGGAAATGGAATTTGTTCGGAAATTGGGGGGAAGGTGTTGTTTTGTTCAGTCGAGGAAGAAGAACCATAAAGTGGAAGTGATTGAGTCCGATAATAATGTCGTTAGCGGTGAAGATATTTTTGAAGCGGTGTCTGCCGGAGCCATGGTTCCACCTGATCACCTTGTAATCATGGTTAATGGGATCATTGGCAG TGCTGCAGATTGGAGATATGCTGCTCAGCAATTTCTCGATAGGCTTCCTGATAAAGTAATTGTTCACT GCAGTGAATGCAATTGTTCCACCTTGACTTTTGATGGTGTTGACCGAATGGGTGAAAGATTAGCTGAAGAG GTAATAGAAGTTGCCAAAAGGTGGCCTGAGGTGTCCAAGATCTCATTTGTATCACATTCATTAGGTGGTTTAGTTGCCAGATATGCAATTGGAATTCTTTATGAAAAAAATtcacaacaaaaacaaaattttgaagCTAAAATTGCTACTTTGCAACCAATCAACTTCATTACAGTTGCAACTCCACATCTTGGTTCTAGAGGACACAGACAG CTTCCGATTCTTTGTGGTCTTCCATTTCTTGAAAGACGGGCCCCACAAACAGCTCATTGGTTAGTTGGGAGATCAGGGAAGCATCTTTTTCTTACAGACAATGATGTTGAGGGACAGCCACTTCTCCTTCGAATGGTTTATGACTCTGAAGACATTAAGTTCAT GTCGGCTTTAAGATCTTTCAAGAGACGTGTGGCTTATGCTAATGCCAACTATGATC ACGTGGTTGGGTGGAACACATCATCAATTCGTCGTCAACATGAACTTCCAAag CCGAACCTTCTTGTAAAGGATAAGAAGTATCCACACATTGTTTATGTTCAGCCTGAATCTGATGACATCATCAAGAATGAGGGGACATCTTCTGTAGGTGTACCTCAAACTTTAGAAG AGGAGATGCTTCGAGGTCTTACTCAAGTACCTTGGGAACGTGTTGATGTTAGCTTCCATAAAAGCACACAACGATATATTGCACATAGTACTATTCAG GTGAAAAGCTACTGGTTAAATTCAGATGGCGCAGATGTGGTTCTTCATATGATTGATAATTTTGTTCTTTAG